The proteins below are encoded in one region of Brassica napus cultivar Da-Ae chromosome A6, Da-Ae, whole genome shotgun sequence:
- the LOC106346765 gene encoding uncharacterized protein LOC106346765, protein MSVRGGGRKEERGRNPPSRHLWVGNLPLGISERELADRFLRFGELESVAFQPARSYAFLNFKHDEDAFAAIDSLQGFPLNGNPLKIEFAKPEKSSTGPRTENTFRHDEQRSGARGSPFFQKDSRMRYESPDAYSRSNKMSDRDAEPSEVLYIGFPASLKVDEELLMKVFSPFGDITKVTIFPGRSYAFVQFRNLMAACKAKETLQGKLFGNPRVHISFAKSEPSSSSSGRGPSGRSFSPPYRSVDRLGSSEGYFHQDRNYGSISRTSNVRDPHYRDLEESEDYMFNRKRASRNEYDGGGPPYRRSRSPHKLPQDMHEYHREMGSTFRDDPHRFPPRSSVYEEPRGLSEEDYYYQDTKRVKTRSFQAERQLPGHVVSGVGQERRSFSRASADFSPNKAFERNYEAGQVRYKQTVENPLNMAIRNGEKSSFREPHDELVGEFSLPEGRRHTLEQTRPSLKDWNWEGTIAKGGNPICRAKCFPVGKAMDMMLPEFLDCTARTGLDMLANHYYQSSQAWVVFFVPGSDTDIVFYNEFMHYLEEKQRAAVSKLDDTTTLFLVPPSDFSEKVLKVPGKLSISGVILRSEYEGSGYGSVQQQSERRYGETSYPEDSGAFPDVGNPRNPGPPVQHSPMDPYIERRDDQYSGRVWPPRDVSVTNTRSSQMQPLLKDLQEHSRFVAQQNADPSRFRETEIPSGFQPEQLTHLASSMSRQQYQVDNTSNQPERYAADARSSFHPLQHEQTPSAPPGYQNVQLQGSSNAQEEEENEANPQKRLQATLQLAAALLQQIQQSKN, encoded by the exons ATG TCAGTTAGAGGCGGAGGAAGGAAGGAGGAGAGAGGAAGGAACCCTCCGTCGCGGCATCTCTGGGTAGGGAACCTTCCCCTTGggatatcggaacgggaactcgCCGATAGGTTCTTGAGGTTTGGAGAATTGGAGAGCGTTGCGTTTCAGCCTGCAAGGAGCTACGCGTTCCTCAATTTTAAACACGACGAAGATGCTTTCGCTGCTATTGACTCGCTTCAAGGCTTCCCGCTCAATGGCAACCCGCTTAAGATCGAGTTCGCTAAGCCG GAAAAGTCCTCAACTGGACCACGCACAGAAAATACATTTCGTCATGATGAGCAGCGGTCTGGAGCAAGAGGGTCACCTTTTTTCCAAAAGGACTCCAGAATGCGTTACGAGAGCCCAGACGCATATAGCAGATCAAACAAAATGAGTGATAGAGATGCAGAACCCAGTGAGGTACTATATATAGGATTCCCAGCTTCGTTGAAAGTAGATGAAGAGCTCTTGATGAAGGTCTTCTCTCCATTCGGAGATATAACGAAGGTCACCATATTCCCTGGTCGTAGTTATGCATTTGTTCAATTCCGGAACCTAATGGCAGCTTGCAAGGCAAAAGAAACTCTTCAGGGTAAATTATTTGGCAATCCTCGAGTGCATATTTCTTTTGCAAAGAGTGAGCCTTCCTCATCTAGCAGTGGAAGGGGTCCGTCTGGTCGATCATTCTCTCCGCCTTACAGATCTGTTGATCGACTGGGATCTTCAGAAGGTTACTTTCATCAGGATAGAAACTATGGGAGCATCAGCAGAACTTCCAATGTCAGAGATCCACATTACAGGGATTTGGAAGAGTCTGAAGATTACATGTTTAACAGGAAAAGAGCCTCAAGGAATGAATATGATGGAGGAGGGCCTCCTTATAGAAGGTCGAGGTCTCCACACAAGTTGCCTCAGGATATGCATGAATATCATAGGGAAATGGGTTCCACATTCCGTGATGATCCTCACAGGTTTCCTCCAAGGAGTTCAGTGTACGAAGAGCCACGGGGTTTATCCGAAGAAGACTACTACTACCAGGACACCAAGAGAGTGAAGACAAGATCCTTTCAGGCAGAGAGGCAGCTCCCAGGGCATGTGGTTTCTGGTGTAGGGCAAGAAAGACGCTCTTTTTCAAGGGCATCTGCTGATTTTTCTCCCAATAAAGCCTTTGAGCGTAACTATGAGGCTGGACAAGTAAGATACAAGCAAACAGTTGAGAATCCGTTGAATATGGCTATAAGGAACGGGGAGAAGAGTAGCTTTCGTGAACCACATGATGAGTTGGTGGGAGAATTTTCTCTGCCTGAAGGGAGACGGCATACACTTGAACAGACTCGGCCATCGCTTAAGGACTGGAACTGGGAAGGGACTATTGCAAAGGGAGGCAATCCTATCTGTCGTGCTAAATGTTTTCCTGTGGGCAAAGCGATGGATATGATGCT GCCCGAGTTTCTAGATTGCACGGCAAGAACTGGTCTGGACATGCTGGCGAATCATTACTACCAGTCATCTCAAGCGTGGGTGGTTTTCTTCGTTCCTGGAAGCGATACTGATATTGTGTTCTATAACGAGTTTATGCATTATCTGGAGGAGAAGCAGCGGGCAGCTGTTTCTAAATTGGATGACACGACGACGTTGTTCCTTGTGCCTCCATCTGATTTCTCCGAAAAGGTACTTAAAGTTCCTGGGAAACTAAGCATCTCTGGGGTTATTCTACGGTCAGAATACGAAGGTTCTGGATATGGGTCTGTTCAACAGCAAAGTGAGAGGAGATACGGTGAAACATCATATCCAGAGGATAGTGGAGCTTTTCCTGATGTTGGAAACCCACGTAATCCGGGTCCACCTGTTCAACATTCACCTATGGATCCATACATTGAGAGAAGGGACGATCAGTACTCTGGAAGGGTTTGGCCACCTCGTGATGTGTCAGTTACCAACACCAGAAGCTCACAGATGCAACCACTTTTGAAAGATCTTCAAGAGCATAGCAGGTTTGTTGCTCAGCAAAACGCAGATCCAAGTCGTTTTCGTGAAACGGAGATTCCATCAGGGTTTCAGCCTGAACAGCTTACACACTTAGCTTCCTCTATGTCCAGACAGCAATACCAAGTAGACAACACATCAAATCAGCCAGAGAGATATGCAGCAGACGCTCGATCAAGTTTCCACCCTTTGCAACACGAGCAGACACCAAGCGCACCTCCAGGGTATCAAAATGTACAGCTACAAGGTAGCAGCAACGcccaagaagaggaagaaaacgAGGCTAATCCACAGAAGCGTCTCCAAGCAACGTTGCAGCTAGCAGCAGCGCTTCTCCAGCAGATTCAACAATCGAAAAACTAG
- the LOC106351360 gene encoding auxin-responsive protein SAUR41 encodes MKHLIRRLSRVADSSTEFSLRRSTFSFRTRRGHHRLHAQPPWSICQARRVNTVPAGHVPVYVGEEMERFIVSAELLNHPVFVGLLNRSAQEYGYAQKGVLHIPCHVIVFERVVETLRLGFNESGEVQELVASLLSGDEVIPGTTE; translated from the coding sequence atgaaGCATCTGATCCGCCGCCTCTCTCGCGTCGCCGACTCATCCACCGAGTTCTCCCTCCGCAGATCCACCTTCTCCTTCCGCACCCGCCGCGGCCATCACCGTCTCCACGCGCAGCCGCCGTGGTCGATTTGTCAGGCGAGACGAGTCAACACCGTCCCCGCAGGCCACGTACCCGTCTACGTCGGCGAAGAGATGGAGAGGTTTATCGTGAGCGCGGAGCTCCTGAACCATCCGGTCTTCGTCGGACTTCTCAACAGATCCGCTCAGGAGTACGGTTACGCTCAGAAGGGAGTCCTCCACATCCCCTGCCACGTCATCGTGTTCGAGCGCGTGGTGGAAACGCTCCGGTTAGGATTCAACGAATCCGGCGAGGTGCAGGAGCTCGTGGCGTCGTTGCTCTCCGGAGATGAGGTGATACCTGGAACTACAGAGTAG
- the LOC111198566 gene encoding uncharacterized protein LOC111198566 has product MYCLQVAAYHLFFNASRLCYLLALIVFVFLRFSSIFHNISMVNHVGESRTASFLAIVDTQQAQRDLNVTFSGAFLGYVIQDIADKLCCS; this is encoded by the coding sequence ATGTATTGTCTTCAAGTTGCAGCTTATCACTTGTTCTTCAACGCTTCGCGGTTATGTTATCTTCTTgctttaattgtttttgtctTTCTCAGATTCTCTTCTATTTTCCATAATATCTCAATGGTTAATCACGTTGGCGAATCCAGAACGGCTTCGTTTTTGGCGATCGTTGATACACAACAAGCTCAGAGAGATCTGAATGTAACTTTCTCTGGTGCTTTCTTAGGATATGTAATCCAAGATATTGCTGACAAATTGTGTTGTAGTTAG
- the LOC106346762 gene encoding uncharacterized protein At4g15545-like, which translates to MGDDRLDLELSDEVLSVIPMDPFEQLDLARKITSMAIASRVSNLDSEVVELRQKLQGKETVVRELEEKASRLERDRREVDSRLKTVLEENMILTKEKDSLAMTVTKLTRDLAKLETFKRQLIKSLSDESAPPQTEPVDIKACDQSSIGSTGSYTGKDERTSVHSTHRSYSGSSDMNNPAVEASKYAGNKFSMTPYISPRLTPSATPKIISTSVSPRGYSAAGSPKRTSGAVSPTKTTIWYPSSQQSSAANSPPRNRTLPARTPRMDGKEFFRQARSRLSYEQFSAFLANIKELNAQKQTREETLRKADEIFGEENKDLYLSFQGLLNRNMR; encoded by the exons ATGGGAGACGACAGGCTGGATCTGGAGCTCTCCGATGAGGTTCTGTCGGTGATTCCGATGGATCCTTTTGAGCAGCTGGATCTCGCGAGGAAGATCACTTCAATGGCGATAGCTTCGAGGGTCTCGAATCTGGACTCTGAGGTGGTTGAATTGAGACAGAAGCTTCAGGGTAAAGAAACCGTCGTCCGTGAGCTCGAGGAGAAGGCGTCTCGCCTCGAGAGAGACCGTCGCGAGGTTGATTCGAGGTTGAAGACCGTCCTCGAGGAGAAT ATGATCCTGACAAAGGAGAAAGATTCACTGGCAATGACTGTAACAAAACTCACTCGTGATTTGGCTAAG ctgGAGACATTCAAGCGGCAGTTAATCAAATCTTTGAGCGACGAGAGTGCTCCTCCT CAAACAGAGCCTGTTGATATAAAGGCATGCGACCAGTCAAGTATTGGATCAACTGGTTCATATACAGGCAAAG ATGAAAGGACCAGCGTACACTCAACACACCGTTCTTACAGTGGATCTTCCGACATGAACAATCCAGCTGTCGAAG CTTCAAAATATGCCGGAAACAAATTCTCAATGACACCATACATCTCTCCACGCCTTACCCCATCCGCAACGCCGAAGATCATCTCCACAAGCGTGTCCCCTCGAGGCTACTCTGCAGCAGGTTCTCCCAAAAGAACATCCGGTGCAGTTTCTCctacaaagacaacaatatgGTACCCTTCAAGTCAGCAATCATCAGCTGCAAATTCTCCACCTCGCAACCGTACACTCCCAG CTCGTACACCTCGTATGGACGGTAAGGAATTCTTCAGACAAGCCAG GAGCCGATTATCATATGAGCAGTTCAGTGCCTTCTTAGCTAACATCAAGGAACTCAACGCTCAGAAGCAAACCCGAGAG GAAACTTTGAGGAAAGCAGATGAGATATTTGGGGAAGAGAACAAAGATCTCTACCTGTCTTTCCAAGGTCTTCTCAACAGAAACATGCGTTAA